AACCTGAAGGAGCTGCTGGCCGAGTGGATCGACTTCCGGCGCGCGACCGTGACCCGACGCCTCGAGCACCGCCTGGACCAGGTCGTCGATCGACTGCACGTGCTCGAAGGCTTCCTGATCGCGTTCCTGAACATCGACGAGGTCATCGCGATCATCCGCGAGAACGACGAGCCCAAGCCCGTCCTGATGAAGCGCTTCGACCTGACCGGGACGCAGGCCGAGGCCATCCTCGAACTCAAGCTGCGCCATCTCGCGAAGCTCGAGGAAATGAAGATCCGCGGCGAGCGCGACGAGCTCGAGGACGAGCGCCAGACGCTGGAAGCGACGCTGGACTCGCCGAAGAAGCTGACCCGCCTGATCCGCGACGAGTTGCTCGAGGACGCGGAGACGTACGGCGACGACCGCCGCTCGCCGATCGTCGAACGGGACGCCGCTCAGGCGCTGAAGGAAACCGACCTGGTGCCCTCCGAGCCGGTGACCGTCGTGCTTTCGGAGAACGGCTGGATCCGCGCGGCGAAGGGACATGACATCGACCCGGCGGAGATGAACTACAAGGCCGGCGACGGCTATCAGCACGCCGCCCGCGGCCGCTCGAACCAGTTCGCCTGCGCGATCGATTCGACCGGCCGCAGCTACTCGATGCCGGCCCACGAGCTGCCGTCGGCGCGCAGCCTCGGCGAGCCCTTGACCGGCCGCTTCGCGCCGCCCGACGGCGCGGCCTTCCTCGGGGTCGCCGTCGGCGATCCGTCCGACCGGATCCTGCTGGCGACCAGCGCCGGCTACGGCTTCACCACGCGGCTGGAAAACCTCTACACCCGCCAGAAGGCCGGCAAGCAGCTGTTGACCGTGCCCGACGGCGCGGTCGTCCTGCCGCCGGCGCCGGTCGCCGAGGCCGACGAGGCGGTGATCGTCTGCGCGACCAGCGGCGGTCACCTGCTGGCCTATTACCTGAGCGAGCTCCCGGAACTGGCCCGAGGCAAGGGCAACAAGCTGATCCATATTCCCCCCAAGGCCCGCAAGGACGGCGAGGCGATGACCGGGGCGATCGCGCTGGTCAAGGGCCAGGACTGCCTGGTCTGGGCCGGCAAGCGCTATCTCCGCCTTTCCTGGTCGGATACGGAAGGCTACTGGGGCGAGCGCGCGCAGCGCGGCGGCCTGCTGCCGCGCGGCTTCCGCAACGTCGACCGGCTGACCCTGGCGGACTGAATCGGTCGCGTCGGCGCGTCCCGGTCCGGCGGCGCCGGTGCAGCCCGACGCGGCGATCGGCCGGGAATCCGTGACTTCTGGCCGACGACGGTCGAACCCCGGCGGTGGCATGCTGTCGCAAGGGGAGCGTTGTCAACCAGACTGGAAGGAAACCATGATCCGAATCCATCAACGATTCGCGGCGGGGCTTGTCGCTGCGTTCGCACTGCTGTTCACCGTCGCCGCTGCGGCCCAGGACGATGGGCCCGAGCTCGTCACCGAGGTCGAAGGCATCGCCGAATACAGGCTGGACAACGGCCTGAAGGTGCTTCTGATGCCGGACGCGAGCCGGCCGACCACGACCGTCAATGTCACCTACTTCGTCGGCTCCAAGCACGAGAGCTACGGCGAGTCGGGCATGGCGCACCTGCTCGAGCACCTGGTGTTCATGGGCACGCCCGATCACGAGAACATCAAGCAGCAGATCACCGAGCGGGGCGGCTTCGCCAACGGCACGACCTGGTGGGAGCGCACCAACTACTTCCAGACGCTGCCCGCCGACACCGGTGAGGGCGACGACAACCTCGAGTGGGCCGTCCGCATGGAGGCCGACCGGATGGTCAATTCGTTCATCGCCGCCGAAGACCTCGAAAGCGAGATGACGGTCGTGCGCAACGAGTTCGAGATCGGCGAGAACAGCCCGTTCCGGGTGCTGCTGCAGCGGGTCATGGCCACGGCCTACGAGTGGCACGGCTACGGCCGCTCGACGATCGGCGCGCGCGCCGACCTGGAGAACGTGCCGATCGAGCGCCTGCAGCGCTTCTATCGCCAGTACTACCAGCCCGACAACGCGATGGTGATCATCTCGGGCAATTTCGAGCGCGAGCGCGCGCTGTCGCTGGTCGAAGAGTACTTCGGCGCCATCCCAGCACCCGAGCGCGACCTGGACTCGAAGCTGTGGGACACCTACACCCGCGAGCCCTACCAGGACGGCCCGCGCGAAGTCACGGTTCGCCGCTCCGGCGCCACGCCGACGCTGATGGCGGCCTACCACGTGCCGTCGGCGCTGCACGAGGACTTCGCCGCGGTCGAAGCGCTGGCTCATGTCCTCGGCGATACGCCGTCCGGGCGCCTGCACAAGGCGCTGGTCGAACCGGGCCTGGCCAGCGACGTCGGTGCGCTGGTGTTCCGCCTGCCCGAGCCCTCGCTTCTGCTGGCCTACGTCAACCTGCCGGAAGACGGCGATGTCGAAGCCGCCGAGGCCGCGCTGAGCGAGACCCTGGCCGGACTGGCCGCCAACCCGCCGAGCGAAGAGGAAGTCAAGCGCGCCGTGGCCTCGCTGACCAGCGACATGGAGCGGAACCTCAACGACAGCCAGCTGGTCGGCATCGGCCTGTCCGAGTGGGCCGCGACCGGCGACTGGCGGATGATGTTCCTCCACCGCGATCGACTGGAAGCGGTGGAAACGGCCGATGTGGCCGACGCGGCCGCGACCTACGTGACGCGTGACAACCGCACCCTGGGCCGCTTCATTCCCGACAGCGACCCGGAACGCGCCGTGGTCGAAGCCGCGCCCGATCCCGAGACCCTGCTGGCCGGCTACACCGGTCGCGAGACCCGCAGCGAAGGCGAAGCGTTCGAGCCGACGCCGGAGAACATCGAAGCCCGGGTCCAGCGCTACACCATGGACAACGGCGCCGAGGTCGCACTCCTGCCGAAATCCACCCGCGGCGAACGCGTGCGCGGCACCGTCGTCATGCGGATCGGCAACCTCGACGCACTGAGCGGCCTCGATTCGATCCCGGACGCCACCGTGTCCATGCTGTCGCGCGGTACCGAGAACCTGACGCGGCAGGAGATCGCCGACCGGCTCGACGAGCTGCAGTCCGGGCTGATCGTCAGCGGCTCGCGCTCGGTCTCGGTCTCGATCGACACCCGGCGCGAGAACCTGATGGCGGTGCTCGACCTGATGGCCGAGGTCGGCAAGCGCCCGACCTTCCCCGAGAGCGAGCTCGAGGAGTACAAGCGCCAGGCGCTGGCCGGCATCGACCGGGCCAGCGACGACCCCGCATCGGTCGCTTCGCGCGAACTGTCGCTGTATCGGAACAGCAAGCCGGCGGACCATCCCGACTACACCCCGAGCTTCGAGGAGGCGAAGGCCCGCATCGAGTCGTTGACGGTCGAGCAGCTGCGCGATTTCCACGCCCGCTTCCATGGTTTCGGGCCGGGAACCACGGTCGCCTTCGTCGGCGATTTCGATGCCGACGCGTTGCGTGCCAAGCTCGACGAGCACTTCGGCGACTGGACGGCCGACGAGACGTTCCAGCGCTGGTCGGACGACTACGAGCCCGTCGCCCCCACGCGCATGCTGCGCCAGCTCGACGACAAGGCCAGCGCCGTGTTGATCGCCGGCCAGGGCTTCCCGATGAGCGATACCCATCCCGACTTCGTGGCGCTGGAGCTGGCCGGCCACATGCTCGGCGGCGGGTTCCTGAGTTCGCGCCTCGGCGACCGGATCCGCAACGAGGAAGGTCTCAGCTACGCGGTGGGTGGCGGCATCAACGCGCACCCGATCGACGAGAACGGAACCTTCTTCGCCTTCGCCATGTTCGCGCCGGAGAACCTCGATCGGCTCGAAGAGGTGCTGGCCGAGGAACTCGAGCGGGCGGTCGAGGAGGGCTTCACCGAAGACGAGCTGGAGTCGGCCAAGACCGGCTACCTGCAGCAGCTGCTGCTGCAGCGCTCCGACGACGGCTCGCTGGCCGGCCTCCTGTCCTCGGGCCTGTACTTCGACCGCGACATGGACTGGTACGCCGAGCGCGAGGCCGCGATCGAGGCCCTGACCGTCGAAGCGGTCAATGACGCGGTGTCCGAGTGGCTCGATCCGGACGAACTGGTGATCGCGATCGCCGGCGATTTCACCGGCAACGATTCCGAGGACGGGGAGACCCCGGCCGAGGACTGACGAGCCGACCCCGGCCACCCGGCGCCCGGCGCCGGGTGGTGGTCTAGCGGCGCGCGGCGCGCGACTGCATCCCCAGGTAGATTCCCAGCAGCGCCAAGCCGGCGCCCACGGCCTGGAGCGCGACCAGCGCCAGGTCGAACCACAGCAGGTCCCAGAGGATCGACAGCACGGGCTGCAGCAGCAACAGCAGGCCGACCACCGACGCCGGCAGCCCGGGCATGCCCCGGGTGATCGCCAGCCATCCGACCACCTGGCAGACGATGCCCAGCCCGAGCAGACTGAACAGGGTCTGCCGGTCGGGAATGGCAAAGCCGTTGCCTTCGATCCCGTTGATCACGACCAGCATCGCCGCGCAGGCGATCGAAACCTGCAGCAGGCGCGCCTCCGGCCGGATGCCGGGGTTGCGAATCTGGAAGCCGCGCAGGCTGAGCAGGTAGCTGCCGTAGGCGCAGGCGGTCAGCAGGCCGAACAGGATGCCCACGCGGGCGCCCGCATCCAGCGAGGCCCAGTCGCGGCCGAACAGCAGCCACAGGCCCAGCATGGCCAATGCCAGGCCGCCGGCGAAGCGCCAGCCGACCCGCTCCTTCATCCACAGCACGCCGGCGGCGGCCAGTACGAAGACCTGGAAGTTGGCCAGCAGCGTGGACAGCCCCGGACCGATCAGTAGGATCGAGCGGTGCCAGGCCCAGAGATCGACGGTGAAGAACGCGGCGATCAGGATCGACCCCGTCCAGTTTCGCGATAGCCCGACACGCATCGAGGGAACCAGCGCCAGGAGCAGCGCCAGTGCAGCGCTGCCGAACAGCATCCGGTAGACCGCGGACGTCGTCGCCGGCACGTCGGCCAGCCGGGTGAACACCGCCGCGAAGCTGATCATCACCGCGCCGGCGGTCACCAGCACGGCGTTGAGGGTCAGGCGGCGGGCGGCCTCCGGATCCGGGTCTGTGGGTTCGGTGGGGCGCATGCG
Above is a genomic segment from Halomonas denitrificans containing:
- the parC gene encoding DNA topoisomerase IV subunit A, with amino-acid sequence MTNETANLPFEQMPLRQYAERAYLDYSMYVILDRALPHVGDGLKPVQRRIVYAMSELGLSAASKHKKSARTVGDVIGKFHPHGDSACYEAMVLMAQPFSYRYPLIDGQGNFGSPDDPKSFAAMRYTESRLAPYAKLLLAELGQGTVDWVPNFDGTLKEPKLLPARVPNILLNGGQGIAVGMATDIPPHNLREVVSATIRLLEKPRSSLDDLCEHIQGPDFPTAGEIVTPREDIRALYETGHGSIRQRAVYEKEGDEVIVTALPHQVSPAKVLEQIAAQMQAKKLPMLTDIRDESDHEHPTRLVLVPRSNRVDIETLMAHLFATTDLERTYRVNLNVIGNDGKPGVRNLKELLAEWIDFRRATVTRRLEHRLDQVVDRLHVLEGFLIAFLNIDEVIAIIRENDEPKPVLMKRFDLTGTQAEAILELKLRHLAKLEEMKIRGERDELEDERQTLEATLDSPKKLTRLIRDELLEDAETYGDDRRSPIVERDAAQALKETDLVPSEPVTVVLSENGWIRAAKGHDIDPAEMNYKAGDGYQHAARGRSNQFACAIDSTGRSYSMPAHELPSARSLGEPLTGRFAPPDGAAFLGVAVGDPSDRILLATSAGYGFTTRLENLYTRQKAGKQLLTVPDGAVVLPPAPVAEADEAVIVCATSGGHLLAYYLSELPELARGKGNKLIHIPPKARKDGEAMTGAIALVKGQDCLVWAGKRYLRLSWSDTEGYWGERAQRGGLLPRGFRNVDRLTLAD
- a CDS encoding insulinase family protein translates to MIRIHQRFAAGLVAAFALLFTVAAAAQDDGPELVTEVEGIAEYRLDNGLKVLLMPDASRPTTTVNVTYFVGSKHESYGESGMAHLLEHLVFMGTPDHENIKQQITERGGFANGTTWWERTNYFQTLPADTGEGDDNLEWAVRMEADRMVNSFIAAEDLESEMTVVRNEFEIGENSPFRVLLQRVMATAYEWHGYGRSTIGARADLENVPIERLQRFYRQYYQPDNAMVIISGNFERERALSLVEEYFGAIPAPERDLDSKLWDTYTREPYQDGPREVTVRRSGATPTLMAAYHVPSALHEDFAAVEALAHVLGDTPSGRLHKALVEPGLASDVGALVFRLPEPSLLLAYVNLPEDGDVEAAEAALSETLAGLAANPPSEEEVKRAVASLTSDMERNLNDSQLVGIGLSEWAATGDWRMMFLHRDRLEAVETADVADAAATYVTRDNRTLGRFIPDSDPERAVVEAAPDPETLLAGYTGRETRSEGEAFEPTPENIEARVQRYTMDNGAEVALLPKSTRGERVRGTVVMRIGNLDALSGLDSIPDATVSMLSRGTENLTRQEIADRLDELQSGLIVSGSRSVSVSIDTRRENLMAVLDLMAEVGKRPTFPESELEEYKRQALAGIDRASDDPASVASRELSLYRNSKPADHPDYTPSFEEAKARIESLTVEQLRDFHARFHGFGPGTTVAFVGDFDADALRAKLDEHFGDWTADETFQRWSDDYEPVAPTRMLRQLDDKASAVLIAGQGFPMSDTHPDFVALELAGHMLGGGFLSSRLGDRIRNEEGLSYAVGGGINAHPIDENGTFFAFAMFAPENLDRLEEVLAEELERAVEEGFTEDELESAKTGYLQQLLLQRSDDGSLAGLLSSGLYFDRDMDWYAEREAAIEALTVEAVNDAVSEWLDPDELVIAIAGDFTGNDSEDGETPAED
- a CDS encoding DMT family transporter, which gives rise to MRPTEPTDPDPEAARRLTLNAVLVTAGAVMISFAAVFTRLADVPATTSAVYRMLFGSAALALLLALVPSMRVGLSRNWTGSILIAAFFTVDLWAWHRSILLIGPGLSTLLANFQVFVLAAAGVLWMKERVGWRFAGGLALAMLGLWLLFGRDWASLDAGARVGILFGLLTACAYGSYLLSLRGFQIRNPGIRPEARLLQVSIACAAMLVVINGIEGNGFAIPDRQTLFSLLGLGIVCQVVGWLAITRGMPGLPASVVGLLLLLQPVLSILWDLLWFDLALVALQAVGAGLALLGIYLGMQSRAARR